One Triticum dicoccoides isolate Atlit2015 ecotype Zavitan chromosome 5B, WEW_v2.0, whole genome shotgun sequence genomic window carries:
- the LOC119307208 gene encoding uncharacterized protein LOC119307208 codes for MANLRAAVSTGHLRVYGTSLSDDGALPWEEREQDTSLLLRKIELHRDEAVKLLASHPDLLRFLDAATCVGLLDPVSNIVVSAMLAAAADPVDGASALAGVDKDMKQRSLDGLVAFLTCFFPHLTDWEAVRYLVLAQADPLVAARIVIEDRRTTCFRPGSTATNGALKLALKCAMVAAKHPCPSELAGVWLSLCSSLDTLEKAVSLLNSPGDILQTLAKQQPYVDGIGSSLIRPWELAARRSKQAAKVTHQYSWSLRRVLLHTIHGFYLQALARMPGGELRSCYHRSMLKAGHCYGPFDPVTNIIVNTIWYEATFPPLSQLDELDILGTLNLMRIEAQSFYGLVSFLCTHDRDLNADQAIRFLLDTDLNLAATKHCSSVHGEQEAFRAAATAAWHHRPDAQAAFLSSCKTPAVLSLLSDNGGQQQLSSQCVQQLAMLLSSAFRSTGMVAHQKQPVAIYKRRFELTMYEGRIQRRAHKRISRKIRAALSRYEVQNLEQACYQLHVVCGVNTYVSGPDESMHSIMMQKKKDPVENDYYHHTHANFLVTRNVGSVGSVPVLFFAELSNKNDDQDSQLLCCPVEFPLPGAEPVRCLFCEQEGIRIVHPASGEGFHGHEVEFGKMVRGEDLFENVDYPEEYDNDRILTNSEFVTDTVADGLEEDCMYLGSNDFTIKEADGHEWDEYGEE; via the exons ATGGCCAACCTGAGAGCCGCCGTCAGCACCGGCCATCTCCGCGTCTACGGTACGTCGCTGTCTGATGATGGCGCCCTGCCGTGGGAGGAGAGGGAGCAGGACACATCACTCCTTCTCCGCAAGATCGAGCTCCACCGCGACGAGGCCGTCAAGCTGCTCGCCTCGCACCCCGATCTGCTACGGTTCCTCGACGCGGCGACCTGCGTTGGCCTGCTCGATCCGGTCTCCAACATAGTCGTCAGCGCCATGCTTGCCGCCGCCGCAGATCCCGTCGACGGGGCCTCGGCGCTCGCCGGCGTCGACAAGGACATGAAGCAGCGCTCCCTCGATGGCCTCGTCGCCTTCCTCACCTGCTTCTTCCCTCACCTCACCGACTGGGAGGCCGTCAGGTACCTTGTCCTCGCCCAAGCCGACCCGCTCGTTGCCGCGCGCATCGTCATCGAGGACCGCCGCACCACGTGCTTCCGCCCAGGTTCCACGGCCACCAACGGCGCCCTCAAGCTCGCTCTCAAGTGCGCAATGGTGGCCGCCAAGCATCCGTGTCCCTCCGAGCTCGCAGGCGTTTGGCTGTCCTTGTGCTCCTCCCTCGACACCCTGGAGAAGGCCGTCTCCTTGCTCAATTCCCCCGGCGACATCCTCCAAACTCTGGCCAAGCAGCAGCCATATGTCGATGGCATTGGCAGCAGCCTCATCAGGCCATGGGAGCTTGCCGCCCGTCGCAGTAAGCAAGCCGCCAAGGTGACTCATCAGTATTCCTGGTCACTGAGGCGAGTGCTCCTACATACGATCCATGGTTTCTACCTGCAGGCACTCGCCAGGATGCCGGGTGGCGAGCTGCGGTCTTGTTACCACCGTAGCATGCTCAAGGCTGGCCATTGCTACGGCCCTTTCGACCCTGTCACCAACATCATCGTCAATACCATCTGGTACGAAGCCACCTTCCCACCACTGAGTCAACTGGATGAGCTCGACATTCTCGGCACCTTGAACCTGATGCGGATTGAAGCACAATCCTTCTACGGACTTGTCTCGTTCCTCTGCACCCATGACAGAGATCTCAATGCCGATCAGGCCATAAGGTTCCTGCTCGACACGGATCTCAACTTGGCCGCGACAAAGCACTGCAGCAGTGTCCATGGAGAACAAGAAGCCTTCAGGGCGGCTGCAACTGCGGCGTGGCACCACAGACCTGATGCCCAAGCAGCATTCCTCAGCTCTTGCAAGACGCCTGCAGTCCTGTCACTGCTGTCAGATAATGGGGGCCAACAACAGCTCTCTTCTCAATGTGTCCAGCAGCTTGCCATGCTATTGTCATCTGCTTTCCGTTCCACTGGCATGGTAGCCCATCAGAAGCAACCAGTTGCCATTTATAAACGACGGTTCGAGCTTACCATGTATGAGGGACGTATACAGCGAAGGGCTCATAAAAGAATCTCCAGAAAGATCAGGGCTGCACTAAGCAGATATGAGGTGCAGAATTTG GAACAAGCCTGTTATCAGCTTCATGTGGTCTGCGGTGTGAATACATATGTGTCTGGTCCTGACGAGAGTATGCATTCCATcatgatgcaaaagaaaaaagatcctGTTGAAAATGACTACTACCATCACACACATGCCAACTTTCTGGTGACCCGGAATGTTGGCTCTGTAGGTTCAGTTCCAGTACTCTTCTTTGCCGAGCTTAGCAACAAGAACGACGACCAGGATAGTCAGCTTCTATGCTGCCCTGTGGAGTTTCCACTACCAGGGGCTG AACCAGTGCGCTGCCTTTTCTGCGAGCAAGAAGGGATCAGGATTGTACACCCAGCTAGTGGGGAGGGATTCCATGGGCACGAGGTGGAGTTTGGGAAGATGGTTCGCGGGGAAGATTTATTCGAAAATGTCGACTATCCAGAGGAGTACGACAATGATCGCATACTAACTAATAGCGAATTTGTTACGGACACTGTGGCTGATGGACTCGAGGAGGACTGCATGTACCTTGGTAGCAATGACTTCACCATCAAGGAAGCCGACGGTCATGAGTGGGATGAGTATGGAGAGGAGTAG
- the LOC119305087 gene encoding NADH-ubiquinone oxidoreductase chain 3-like has product MSEFAPICIYLVISPLVSLIPLGVPFPFASNSSTCLEKLSAYECGSDPSGDSRSRFDIQFYLIPILFIIPDPEVTFSFPWAVPPNKIDLFGSWSMMAFLLILMIGSLYEWKRGASDRE; this is encoded by the coding sequence ATGTCAGAATTTGCACCTATTTGTATCTATTTAGTGATCAGTCCGCTAGTTTCTTTGATTCCACTTGGTGTTCCTTTTCCATTTGCTTCCAATAGTTCGACCTGTCTAGAAAAATTGTCGGCCTACGAATGTGGTTCCGATCCCTCCGGTGATTCCAGAAGTCGTTTCGATATACAATTTTATCTTATTCCTATTTTATTTATTATCCCTGATCCGGaagtcaccttttcttttccttgggCAGTACCTCCTAACAAGATTGATCTATTTGGATCTTGGTCCATGATGGCCTTTTTATTGATTTTGATGATTGGATCTCTCTATGAATGGAAAAGGGGTGCTTCGGATCGGGAGTAA